The proteins below come from a single Corylus avellana chromosome ca3, CavTom2PMs-1.0 genomic window:
- the LOC132176337 gene encoding polyadenylate-binding protein-interacting protein 11-like translates to MAVVENAGLSVGSSSRSFEAASQESGGGPSSNGHDQARHGLVRHRIDPHHDQGLYIKTQQSFDVKIGAHRSNGGDSSMNGDAGESFNRDMRELQDLFSKLNPMAEEFVPPSLANNGGFYGNSLVIHGSDRNGFANGNNGRRRKNYNQGKRRLNTRTSLAQREESIRRTVYVSDIDQQVTEEQLAALFVNCGQVVDCRICGDPSSVLRFAFVEFTDEEGARAALQLAGTVLGFYPVRVLPSKTAIAPVNPTFLPRTEDEREMCARTIYCTNIDKKVSQADVKLFFETVCGEVYRLRLLGDYHHSTRIAFVEFVMAESAIAALNCSGVVLGSSPIRVSPSKTPVRPRAPRLPMH, encoded by the exons ATGGCTGTTGTTGAAAATGCTGGGCTGAGCGTGGGCTCGTCTAGCCGGAGCTTCGAGGCGGCGTCGCAGGAATCGGGTGGTGGGCCGTCATCCAACGGTCACGATCAGGCCAGGCACGGCCTCGTGCGACACCGTATCGACCCCCATCACGATCAGGGGCTGTACATTAAGACCCAGCAGAGCTTCGATGTGAAGATCGGGGCCCACCGATCCAACGGCGGTGATTCGTCGATGAATGGGGACGCCGGCGAGAGTTTCAACCGGGATATGAGGGAATTGCAGGACCTGTTCTCGAAGCTCAACCCCATGGCCGAGGAGTTTGTGCCTCCATCACTGGCTAACAATGGTGGGTTTTACGGTAACAGCTTGGTGATACACGGGAGCGACAGGAATGGCTTTGCTAACGGAAACAATGGCCGACGG AGGAAGAATTATAATCAAGGGAAACGGAGGTTGAACACAAGGACGAGTTTGGCTCAGCGAGAGGAATCAATTCGGAGGACTGTTTATGTGTCTGACATTGATCAACAG GTTACTGAAGAACAGCTTGCAGCTCTGTTTGTCAATTGTGGACAG GTTGTTGACTGCCGAATATGTGGTGACCCCAGTTCTGTGCTTCGTTTTGCTTTTGTTGAGTTTACTGATGAAG AAGGTGCAAGGGCTGCTTTACAACTGGCGGGGACGGTGCTTGGATTCTACCCCGTGAGAGTGCTGCCTTCTAAAACAGCTATTGCACCAGTTAATCCAACTTTTTTGCCAAGG ACTGAAGATGAGCGTGAGATGTGTGCAAGAACTATCTATTGTACAAATATTGACAAGAAG GTTTCTCAAGCTGATGTCAAACTCTTTTTTGAAACGGTCTGTGGAGAG GTTTATCGCCTGAGGCTACTAGGGGACTATCACCATTCCACTCGTATTGCTTTTGTTGAGTTTGTGATG GCTGAAAGTGCAATTGCTGCTCTCAACTGTAGCGGTGTGGTTCTGGGTTCTTCGCCAATAAG GGTAAGCCCGTCAAAGACACCTGTCCGCCCTCGTGCTCCTCGTCTTCCCATGCATTGA
- the LOC132174846 gene encoding alcohol dehydrogenase-like 3: MENGHGGSAKTAGKVISCRAAVVHGPGEPFVVEDVRVDPPQNMEVRIKILFTSICHTDLSAWQGENEAQRAYPRILGHEASGIVESVGEGVTDMEAGDHVVPIFNGECGDCVYCKCEKTNMCERSGVNPFKTVMVSDGKSRFSSKEGKPIFHFLNTSTFSEYTVLESACVVKIDSQASLKKMTLLSCGVSTGVGAAWNSANVKAGSTVAIFGLGAVGLAVAEGARARGASRIIGVDINPNKFIKGRVMGITDTVNPSEIKKPVNEIIREMTGGGVDYSFECAGNLDVLREAFSSTHEGWGLCVILGIHQTPRLLPLHPMELFNGRMIIGSVFGGFKGKSQLPHFAKECMNGVVNLDEFITHELPFEKINEAFRLLVDGKSLRCLLHL; encoded by the exons ATGGAAAACGGGCATGGAGGATCTGCAAAGACTGCCGGGAAGGTCATCTCTTGCAGAG cTGCTGTTGTACATGGCCCGGGAGAGCCTTTTGTGGTGGAAGATGTACGTGTCGATCCCCCTCAAAACATGGAGGTGCGGATCAAGATCCTCTTCACCTCCATCTGTCACACTGATCTCAGCGCTTGGCAAGGcgag AATGAAGCACAGAGAGCATACCCACGAATTCTGGGGCATGAAGCTTCCGG GATTGTTGAGAGCGTGGGTGAAGGTGTGACGGACATGGAAGCAGGGGACCATGTGGTGCCAATCTTCAATGGAGAGTGTGGAGACTGCGTATACTGCAAGTGCGAGAAAACTAATATGTGCGAGAGATCTGGGGTGAACCCCTTCAAGACGGTGATGGTGAGCGACGGGAAGAGTCGGTTCTCCAGTAAAGAAGGGAAGCCcatcttccattttctcaacaCCTCCACTTTCAGCGAGTACACCGTGCTCGAATCCGCCTGCGTCGTCAAGATTGACTCTCAGGCTTCCCTCAAGAAGATGACATTGCTCAGCTGCGGTGTTTCTACCG GAGTTGGAGCTGCATGGAACAGTGCCAATGTCAAAGCCGGCTCAACCGTGGCAATTTTTGGTTTGGGTGCTGTGGGGCTCGCT GTTGCTGAGGGGGCACGGGCACGAGGAGCATCGAGAATAATTGGTGTTGATATCAACCCCAACAAATTCATAAAAG GTCGAGTGATGGGAATCACGGACACTGTAAATCCAAGTGAAATCAAGAAGCCGGTGAATGAG ATTATTAGGGAAATGACAGGAGGAGGCGTGGATTATAGCTTTGAGTGCGCAGGCAACTTGGACGTTCTAAGGGAGGCATTCTCGTCAACACATGAG GGATGGGGATTGTGTGTGATATTGGGAATTCATCAAACCCCAAGACTTCTTCCTCTCCATCCAATGGAATTGTTCAATGGTCGCATGATAATCGGTTCTGTCTTCGGAGGCTTCAAAGGGAAGTCCCAACTGCCTCATTTTGCCAAAGAATGCATGAACGGG GTGGTGAATTTAGACGAGTTTATTACGCACGAGCTTCCATTTGAGAAGATAAACGAGGCATTTCGGCTGCTCGTGGATGGGAAGTCATTGAGATGCCTTCTACACCTTTAA